A genome region from Accipiter gentilis chromosome 13, bAccGen1.1, whole genome shotgun sequence includes the following:
- the SLITRK6 gene encoding SLIT and NTRK-like protein 6, with the protein MKLWIFILYSVVVASDPFQSQPSFSSVRGSCQSLCFCEEKDETVIINCEERGIKMVSEINVPPSRPFHLNLLNNGLTMLHVNDFAGLVNAISLHLGFNNIADIEPGAFNGLSLLKQLHINHNSLETLKEDTFNGLENLEFLQADNNFITVIEASAFSKLNRLKVLILNDNAIEYLPPNIFRFVPLTHLDLRGNQLQTLPYVGFLEHIGRILDLQLEDNKWACNCDLLQLKIWLENMPPQSIIGDVVCNSPPVIKGSILSRLKKESLCPTHPVNELEDPSGSLPLVITTSISASHLSTKVIPILKAPTKEPSLMLHTSKPTTQFPGIYCPVPCHCTSHMLSGVLMHCQERNIESLSDLGPPPPNPKKLILAGNIIQTLLKSDLVDYASLEMLHLGNNRIENLEEGSFMNLTRLQKLYLNGNHLTKLSQNLFFGLQHLEYLYLEYNAIKEVLPGTFNAMPKLKVLYLNNNLLQTLPPHIFSGVPLARLNLKTNQFAHLPVSNVLDELDMLVQIELEDNPWDCTCDSVGLQKWIQKLSKNTMMGDIFCKSPGHLAKKELKSLNSEVLCPDLINSPALPTHASFVVVTTSSTTTNTADTILRSLTDAVPLSVLILGLLIVFITIVFCAAGIVVLVLHRRRRCKKKQADEQMRDSSPVHLQYSMYGHKTTHHHTTERPAPTLYEQRMVTPLVQVYRSPSFSPKHTEQQEEGSEKEANDSKHLRRSLLERENSSPLTGPNIKYKATDQSAEFLSFQDASCLYRNILEKERELQQLGITEYLRKNIVQLQPDMEVHYPGTHEELKLMETLMYSRPRKVFLEQTKNEYFELKANLHAEPDYLEVLEQQT; encoded by the coding sequence ATGAAGCTCTGGATTTTTATTCTATATTCAGTTGTGGTTGCATCTGATCCTTTCCAGTCAcagccttctttttcttcagtgagaGGATCTTGCCAGAGTTTGtgtttttgtgaagaaaaggATGAGACTGTGATTATAAACTGCGAAGAAAGAGGCATCAAGATGGTATCAGAAATAAATGTCCCACCATCACGGCCTTTCCATCTTAATCTGTTAAACAATGGTCTGACTATGTTACACGTGAATGATTTTGCTGGCCTTGTGAATGCTATCTCTCTTCATCTTGGTTTTAATAATATTGCAGATATTGAGCCTGGGGCTTTCAATGGTCTCAGCCTTCTTAAGCAACTTCATATCAATCACAATTCTTTAGAAACACTTAAAGAAGATACATTTAATGGATTGGAAAATTTGGAGTTTCTTCAAGCAGACAACAATTTCATCACAGTGATTGAAGCAAGTGCCTTTAGCAAGCTCAACAGGCTTAAAGTGCTTATTTTGAATGATAATGCCATTGAGTATCTTCCTCCAAACATATTTCGTTTTGTGCCATTGACCCATTTAGATCTTCGCGGAAACCAGTTACAGACACTGCCCTATGTTGGCTTTTTGGAACATATTGGTAGAATACTAGACCTTCAGCTGGAAGACAATAAATGGGCCTGTAACTGTGATTTGCTGCAGCTGAAGATATGGCTAGAAAACATGCCTCCTCAGTCAATAATAGGTGACGTTGTATGCAATAGTCCTCCAGTTATCAAAGGCAGCATCCTAAGCCGGTTGAAAAAAGAATCACTTTGTCCCACTCATCCTGTCAATGAACTTGAAGATCCTTCAGGGTCACTGCCCTTGGTTATAACGACCTCTATTAGTGCTAGTCACCTATCAACTAAGGTGATTCCTATCCTGAAAGCTCCTACTAAAGAACCAAGTTTAATGCTTCATACTTCAAAGCCTACTACTCAGTTTCCAGGAATCTATTGTCCCGTCCCCTGCCACTGCACCAGCCATATGCTCTCAGGAGTTCTCATGCACTGCCAGGAGCGAAATATTGAAAGCTTGTCTGATTTAGGACCCCCTCCTCCAAATCCTAAAAAACTTATTCTAGCTGGAAACATTATTCAGACATTACTGAAATCAGATCTTGTGGACTACGCCAGCCTGGAAATGCTTCACCTGGGGAACAATCGCATTGAAAACCTTGAGGAAGGATCCTTTATGAATCTGACTAGACTGCAGAAATTATATCTTAATGGCAATCACCTTACAAAGTTAAGTCAAAATCTCTTCTTTGGCCTTCAGCACCTTGAATACTTGTACCTTGAATATAATGCTATCAAAGAAGTTTTGCCAGGGACATTTAATGCAATGCCAAAACTTAAGGTCCTCTACTTAAATAACAACCTTCTGCAGACTTTGCCACCCCATATCTTTTCAGGTGTTCCACTAGCCAGATtaaatctgaaaacaaaccaaTTTGCTCATTTGCCTGTGAGCAATGTCTTGGATGAACTGGATATGCTGGTACAAATTGAACTTGAAGACAACCCCTGGGACTGTACCTGTGATTCAGTTGGGCTGCAAAAATGGATACAAAAACTGAGTAAGAATACAATGATGGGTGATATTTTTTGTAAATCTCCAGGACACCTagcaaaaaaagaattgaaatctcTGAACAGTGAAGTCTTGTGTCCAGATTTAATAAACAGCCCTGCCCTACCAACTCATGCCAGTTTTGTAGTTGTGACAACTTCTTCTACTACTACCAACACCGCAGACACCATCCTGCGATCCCTTACAGATGCCGTCCCACTTTCTGTTCTAATATTAGGACTTCTAATTGTGTTTATAACTATTGTATTTTGTGCAGCAGGAATAGTTGTTCTTGTTCTGCATCGGCGACGaagatgcaaaaagaaacaaGCGGATGAACAAATGAGGGATAGTAGCCCAGTTCACCTTCAGTACAGCATGTATGGGCATAAgaccacacaccaccacacaaCGGAGCGCCCAGCCCCAACTCTCTATGAGCAACGTATGGTTACTCCCTTGGTTCAGGTCTACCGCAGCCCATCCTTCAGCCCCAAGCATACTGAGCAACAGGAGGAGGGAAGTGAGAAGGAAGCTAACGATTCCAAACATCTCCGCCGAAGTCTCCTGGAAAGAGAGAACAGTTCACCTCTTACAGGTCCAAACATCAAATATAAGGCTACAGATCAATCTGCTGAATTTCTGTCTTTTCAGGATGCCAGCTGCTTGTACAGAAACATtcttgaaaaagagagagaactgcAGCAACTAGGGATCACGGAATACCTAAGAAAAAATATTGTCCAGCTCCAGCCTGACATGGAAGTTCATTATCCTGGAACACATGAGGAGCTGAAGCTAATGGAGACACTCATGTACTCCAGGCCAAGAAAGGTTTTTCTTGAACAAActaaaaatgagtattttgaaCTCAAAGCTAATTTACATGCTGAGCCTGACTACCTGGAAGTCCTGGAGCAGCAAACATGA